The Rana temporaria chromosome 4, aRanTem1.1, whole genome shotgun sequence genome contains a region encoding:
- the LOC120935896 gene encoding zinc finger protein 271-like: MEESESVKGYKDLYKDNMVESSSYRNPPERCPRPLYSWDSTQEGHIIPHCHQGEDLMNMKVEGEVEETYVRDDQQYTEEAGMMGTFKEEDTPTEISTGPAIMEPSKYHLPLSIGCKMEDEDITRDWAGENTMSSAMNGGLHSVDRCLNTTNSEQPCTLRDGAGLQKGEEIFSCSEHNESFSSELSLTVHQRSDTGEKLHFCSECGKCFLLKSELVIHYRAHTGKPVSCPECRKCFTKKSDLVRHLRYHTGVKPYSCPECRKCFTKISDLVRHLRCHTGEKPYSCPECGKCFSEKSVLVKHQRLHMGEKMYSCSECEKCFSYKASLRRHQRLHTGVKPHSCPECGKCFMWMSQFIRHQVYHTGEKPYSCPECGKCFSDKSDLVKHQKTHAGKKPYSCLECRKCFSDTAQLATHQRSHTGEKPYSCPECGKCYSQKSHLVIHQRSHTGEKPHSCPECGKCFARKSLLVKHQTFHTGFKPHSCPECRKCFSQKSDLVRHQRSHTGEKPYTCPECGKCYSQKPHLLVHQRSHTGERQNSDPENGECLTKILDLVKPKISHMGERQNDDPENGECLAKKLDLVKNKRSHAGEKSHSCPECGKCFTWKSDFARHQRSHTGEKPYSCPECGKCYSQKPHLVIHQRDHTGEKPYSCPECWNSYSRKKNLVRHQRSHTGEKPYFCPDCGKCFSWKQNLVRHQRSHTGEKPYSCPECRKCFSQKSGLDRHQRSHRKV; the protein is encoded by the exons atggaggagtcagagtctgTAAAAGGATACAAAGATCTGTACAAAGAcaacatggtggagtcatccagttacagaaacccaccagagagatgtccccgtcctctgtattcctgggactccacacaggaaggtcacatcaTCCCTCACTgtcatcag ggtgaagatctgatgaaTATGAAAGTTGAGGGTGaagtagaagagacgtatgtgagggatgatcagcaatatacggaggaggctggaatgaTGGGGACATTcaaagaggaggacactcctacagagatcagcacag GACCCGCCATCATGGAACCCTCAAAGTATCATCTCCCTTTATCCATAGGTtgtaaaatggaagatgaggacatcacaagaGATTGGGCAGGCGAAAATACAATGAGCTCAGCTATGAATGGAGGACTTCACAGTGTGGATAGATGTTTGAATACCACTAACTCTGAGCAACCTTGTACTCTGAGAGATGGTGCCGGACTTCAGAAGGGGGAGGAGATATTTTCCTGTTCTGAACACAATGAAAGTTTTAGCTCTGAGTTAAGTCTTACTGTACATCAAAGATCTGACACAGGTGAGAAGCTTCAtttctgttctgagtgcgggaaatgtttccttCTTAAATCAGAACTTGTAATACATTACAGAGCTCACACAGGCAAGCCagtttcctgccctgagtgcaggaaatgttttacaAAGAAATCAGACCTGGTTAGACATCTGAGATATCACACAGGGGTTAaaccgtattcctgccctgagtgcaggaaatgttttacaAAGATATCAGACCTGGTTAGACATCTGAGATgtcacacaggggagaaaccgtattcctgccccgaatgcgggaaatgtttttcagagaaatcAGTGCTTGTTAAACATCAGAGATTACACATGGGGGAGAAAATGTATTCTTGCTCTgaatgtgaaaaatgtttttcatataaagCAAGCCTTCGTAGACAccagagattgcacacgggggTAAAGCCACATTCCTGCCCTGAATGTGGCAAATGTTTTATGTGGATGTCACAATTTATTAGACATCAGGTatatcacacaggagagaagccatattcttgccctgagtgtggaaaatgtttttcagataaatcaGACCTTGTTAAACATCAGAAGACTCACGCAGGgaaaaagccgtattcctgccttgagtgcagaaaatgtttttcagatacagCACAACTTgctacacatcagagatctcacacgggggaaaagccgtattcctgccctgagtgtggaaaatgttattCACAGAAATCACATCTTGTtatacatcaaagatctcacacaggggagaagccacattcctgccctgaatgtggaaaatgttttgcACGGAAATCACTACTTGTTAAACATCAGACATTTCacacaggattcaagccacattcctgccctgagtgcagaaaatgtttttcacagaaatcaGATCTTgttagacatcagagatctcacacaggagagaagccgtatacttgccctgagtgcgggaaatgttattcACAGAAACCACACCTTCttgtacatcagagatctcacacaggggagaggcAAAATTCAGACCCTGAAAATGGGGAATGTCTTACAAAGATATTAGACCTGGTTAAACCTAAGatatctcacatgggggagaggCAAAATGATGACCCTGAAAATGGGGAATGTCTTGCAAAGAAATTAGACCTGGTTAAAAATAAGAGATCTCACGCAGGAGAGAAGTCACATTCTTGCcctgaatgtgggaaatgttttacatgGAAATCAGACTTTgctagacatcagagatctcacacgggggagaagccgtattcttgccctgagtgcgggaaatgttattcACAGAAACCACACCTTGTTATACATCAGAGAgatcacactggggagaagccatattcttgcCCTGAGTGTTGGAATAGTTATTCACGGAAAAAAAACCTTgttagacatcagagatctcacactggcGAGAAGCCGTATTTTTGCCCtgattgcgggaaatgtttttcatggaAACAAAACCTTgttagacatcagagatctcatactggtgagaagccgtattcttgccctgagtgcaggaaatgtttttcacagaaatcaGGCCTTGatagacatcaaagatctcacagaaAAGTGTAG